CGTCTCGCCGCCGCTGCACCTTCTCCCCCTGTCTTTTCCAGCGCCCTGCCATGCCGCCGCGCCTCGGAGAAGCTCGGGATTTCCGCGGCGTCCGCCTCCGCCCCTCCGGCGTGTATTACGCGGAGATCCGCTCTGGCGATACACGTCTTGGGCTCGGAACCTTCGAGACCGCccacgaggccgcccgcgcgtacgacgcagCGGCATCGCGCCTCGGGAGGCCACGGGCGCATATTAACTTCTCCGACGTGCGGACACGTGAGCAGGCGCAGGAATTCGCGCCTCCCCCGCGACTAGTCACCGAGGGGGATCGCCGTGTCCAACGGAGGCGGGAGCGCCGCCTCCTCATTGCCGAGGCGGATGAGCACGCAATTGCTGTGTGGCGCAAGCGCTTTCCGCAAGATGTTGTCGCCGAGAACGAGTTCTGGGCGCAAAGGAGGGCGAAGCAAGCTGCGCGTCAGGCGGTCAAGCATGCCCGGAAGGCACTGGCGGAAGCCCAGTGTGAGCTGGGACCTGCGTCGATCTGGGACCAGGATGATCCTCGGTGGGTCGACGCGTTTACGTCGTTGGACTACACCACCGAGGAGGACGAGTAGTTTACGTCAACGCATTTATCTAGTTATATTTGCATCGTAGCATCGTTTTATCAACTTTTATTTGCATCGAATGGACTAGCTTGTGGTGTGGGGCTTGAATTTATGCTATGAATTTGAACTATGTGTTGTTTCATATTTTTTTTCAAGCACCGGCTCCTCGTGCGCGCTGGATTTTGCAGCACCTGCTGGAGCTATAGCGGCACGCTAAATTTTGCAGCACTTGGTAAAGCAAACACCCTCTTGCGCGCTAAAAAAGTTGTTTCGGCGCTGAAAAAAATTAGCACGCCACGCAACCGcgcgcctgttggagatgctctgaTGGTCTTGGCAATACCATGACAGTTGCGAATAGATTGTcagttttctcgcaaaaaaaaaaaaactagacAAGATTTGATCAACACCAGCTTAGCTTCACATGAAAGAAGTTTTCCTCTCCAACCAGTAATTCTAGCCGACATCTTATGTAACAGCATGATGGGATACGTTAGTGTGGCGTATTGAAGAACAAGGGATTGCTCAGACGTCGGCAAGTTCAGAATGCAACATCTTCGCAGCTTGCTGCCTCGAGATCGTCTCGTGACTCTCGTCCAAAGCCCATACCACCCGGCCAATGCTACGAAGCAACGCCGCCCCTATCGTCACAGgtcggcaaatttgacaaatttgacctataaacgaaatcaaatcacagaatgaactgtccatgaaactatttcacgcggctgacccgtGGCGCCTAACTCTgaggcgctgcactagtgcaacgcctgggagctaggcgctgcactagtgcaacgcctaggagctaggcgctacactgtatagtgtgtcgcctagctctcaggcgctgcacactgacttagtaattttctgatcacacgggtgcgacgctggccgtgtagcgcctatctgtgaggcgctgcatagtgtagtgtggcgccttcgtgtcgggcgtcacacaaaaaggtcagccgcgtgaaatagtttcatggatagttcattctgtgatttgatttcgtctataGGTCAAATTTGCCCCACAGGTCCTACGAGCAAAACGAGTAGCAGCATCCACAAAAAGTCCCACGCAGAGTGGCAGATGCATTCTCCCTGGTTCTACTTTTGTCGAGTACACTTTTGACGAGTGAGTGAGTACATCGGCCATTGTCAGTTGTCACCGAGAGCACACAGGTGATTCCAGACTTTCCAGCGATATTGATCGATGGCGTGGCCCGGTGGCTCGCTTCGAGGTACTAGTAGTTTGGGTTACTCACTTCAAAAAAAAGAAGTAGTTTGGGTTACTTTCGGCCAGGGGTGAGATCTCGTTTTGGCTTGTAATATTCGGATCGGAAGATATAAATTATGTTGAACTTGAAACACATGTGGACCGACAGCTAATTATAAACGTATAAGCTTGGGCGCCAACGTATCGTTTCCCACTTTTCGTCAACACGATGGGTCAACTCATGTTTTACACTCCGAAATCTTTCTTAACAACCCCCATACCTTTCCCCAAGTTCTTTATGTGTTGGCATGGATAACTTCTTTACAGAAGTAGTAACAGCAGCCTGTCGCAAGTAGACACTATAATCTATCCTATGTGATGTGCCATGGCGTCAATACCTGACAAATTCACCCCAAACAGCAAGATCATGCATGCATGTTTTGATTCGGGAGATCAGGGGAACCACCCAAAACACTTAATCCACACTAGCACTGTATATGCAGTACACACACATTACATATAACAAGGAAGATCAGGCGATAATACTTCCCCACCTCTCCCTAGTACGTACATCCCTGACGACGAAACAACAAGAACAAAACATAGCAGAACAACAAGACGAGTGCCGCGAGGAAGTGAAAGTTATCCTCGCATGCACGCACGAGACAGCGATAGACGTCCCGTCAAGGTGGTGATCACTACACGAACACGAACAAACCTTAACAAAAGTAGTAGAGCTGGCACATGAACCAGCGCGCTTGCTAGGTGGTGTGCAAGCATACCATATAGGGTTGTCGGACACTCGGACAAGCAATGACACTTTGCTGCGGCGATCGGCTTCTCATTTCTTTTTGTTGGCGCCGGCGGGCGCGGCGGGCGGTTTGGCGGCCCCGCCTTTCTTGCCGCCCGCGTCGCAGACGAGCGCCGACGCCGTGGCCACGGCGGCCGCCGCGATGTGCTTGGCGATGCTCTCCTTGACCTGGCCCCGCCGCGGCAGCGGGTTCCCCGACGGCGTCTTGCAGACGCAGCGGTTGGCCGGAGCGCGGCTGCTAGCCGACATTGCGGACTTGCAGCAGAGGTGTACTAGCTGCTTGCTCGCTCTCTGCGGCCGCGCTGTCTCTGACCCGGTGGCTTGGTGATGAGGAAGGAGTTTGTGTGCATTGAGGACGGAATTGGCACCAGCTGGTAGGGGTATAAATAGCCAAGCAAATGGGGTCGccattttttttttttgaggaaacAAATGGGGTCGCCAAGGAGGGAATGGACGGGCCGGGAAAGAGCCGAAGGGGCGGGTACGTGCCGGAGCCCACTGCACCAACCGGTCACGGCCGGATGGATGAGGAGGAGAAGCGGAGGAGGACTTGGGAGTGTGGACTGGAGGCGGTCAGGCAGTCAAGGCCGTGGTGGTACTCTCTTGTTTTACTCGAACTCGAGTGCCAAGCCGCGGCCGGGCCGGGGGCAGGTGCCAGGTGGTGGAGTGGCGAGGAGCGAGTGTGCCGTGGTGGGGATGCATGTACGCACGCTCGCGCGCGTTCTCACTACATGGAGAGGTCGGTGGAGGTGAGGGCCACCCGGTGCAGGGTGGTTCAATTCCGGTAGGAGACGGGAGGCAGCGAGGCTCCAGCACGCGGCAAAGCTCAACGCACAGCTCGCTCGTGGCCCGTGCATAAACTTGATGAACTACTATCACAGCGAGTACGTACCACCGTGCGGCTACAAcgcctactccctccgtcccaaaataatcTTAATTCTAAAATTGTATTTGCGCGAGGGTGCCAGCCAGCTTCCATCCAGCCAGGCGTCATCCATGCACGCACTCGAATCCACTGACCACTGCTCGATCGTTTGCTTCGTGCCGAGGTTCAGAGTATGAACGCCGGCACTCTGACTCGTGTGTCTTCAGCAGGTCGCGAGGACGGACAGGGGGTGATTGGCGAAAGCGACTGGACCTCCCGTTGGTGAGAAGCCCAGCAGTAGAGGACAAAACGGATAACGGAGCAATGACTGGTGATGTGGCCGGCACCGCGCGCTGGTCGGGCACGTATAGGAGTATAGTATATGCTGAAAGTTTTCCCGCTCGCTCGCGTTGCTTGGGAAGGACGGCGCCCGTGGCAGTGGTGCGCCCCCGCCTTTCTCGATGCGCTTTTTTCCCATCATCCGAACCCCGCAGGAGACGCGAGGCAGCCAGGTTCCAGCACGCGTGAAAGCTCAACGCACAGCCTGTGGCCCGTCCCAAGCGTAAACCAGATCAACAGAATCCACGTAGGAGCACGTAGCTGGCTCCAGCACATGATTGAATTGAACTATAGCTAGTTACGTACCGCCACGTGCATGTGTGTATGGATGTTTTATTGGACAAGACATAAATTTTATTGGCTTAAAATAAAGCATGATGAGCAAATATCCATCCTTTGCATAGCTATGATGCATCATCACCGCACAAACACAAAAGACACGCTGGCAAATACTACCTCTTTTTCgatttatagggctcaattcaaaaatctcaccaaccaaggtagttGATGAGTTGTGAAATAATTTTTGTAGTAGTTTGTAAAAGCACTTAATTAATGGATGCCGATATCTGCCGAACGTTCGGTCTGGGGCTCTCCCAGACCGAACGAGTCGTTTGGTGCGGGGGTGCCAATAGATCGAACGATGCCGTTCGGGACGAGAAGCGCCCAGCCCGAACACCATCACTCTAGGCCTTTTTTGCGttgaataaaagaaaaataaagccCAGTTTGCCCAAAAACTATTTTGACTAAGAAAGCCCACTTCTGGCTGTGAATAATAAAGGTTGGATTTTGCCATACTCAACAAAAATTGAAATGGTCCAAAAATAATTTTGTCGTGATAGATATATAAGATAAAGAACAAGATACTACTAAAAAATCACTATGGGTTGAAGCCAAAAAAATTGCCATGATCTTTATAAGCAAAATTTTCCATGGTAAAAAAATCTTTTAATGCAAATGTCGAAAAAGATAAATGTTCATGGCAATTTTTCATCTCTACCATGATGGAAAGAAAATGTAGATTAAAAATATGTATGCTATTTTTACTATATAAATGAAGAGTCAAAAAATGTGGATCAAAAATTGTCATCATGTTGAGCAGAAACAAAAATGCACAATCTTTTGTTTAGTAGTAATTGCCATGTTTTGTAAAGTAAATGTACCATAGTCAAATAGAAGCAAAGAACAAGAATGGAAAAAATAGATGCAAAATTTGCCATGTTTTCTAAATTACCATGAATGGTGGAAAAGGACAAAATTTGCCATCGATGCAAAGTATTTTTGCCATGGAAAAAATAGAAGTCAAACTTGCCATGCTCCATATGTTAAATAAAAATTGTCATGGCAATAAAAAGCTAATTTTGCCATGGCAATAAAAAGGTTAATTTGGCCATGGTAAAAATTTGCTATGTATGTTAAGTAAATTTTCCATGTACTTACAAGTAAAGATGTCATGGAAATTAAGGTAAAAATTAGCCATGGCAACTTAATAATAAAAATTTTGACATGGCAAAAAAGAGTAAAATTTGCGATGTATGTCGAGTAAATTTGCCATCTACTTACAAGTaaagttgccatggcaagttAATAGTACATTTTTTGACATGGCAAAACAGAGTAAAATTTGCCATGTATGTTCAAGTAAATTTGCCATGTACTTACAAGTAAAGTTGCCATGGCAATTAAGGTAaaaatttgccatggcaacttaAAAGTAAAAAAATTGACATGGCAAAGAAAAGTAAAATTTACAGGATAATCTCCTCTTAACAAGCATGATTCAGCGCAAACACTCACAGTTCAGTCAAAAAGCATGATTTGCACAAAAATCTTAACAATGCCA
The Aegilops tauschii subsp. strangulata cultivar AL8/78 chromosome 3, Aet v6.0, whole genome shotgun sequence genome window above contains:
- the LOC123497728 gene encoding uncharacterized protein, which translates into the protein MATPFAWLFIPLPAGANSVLNAHKLLPHHQATGSETARPQRASKQLVHLCCKSAMSASSRAPANRCVCKTPSGNPLPRRGQVKESIAKHIAAAAVATASALVCDAGGKKGGAAKPPAAPAGANKKKWAEADAAEIPSFSEARRHGRALEKTGGEGAAAARRWKRLGRRRGGGRGAPEEARKKVRGRKRVALIVWSEPDGDKRNPLGKFVITVHEKIIWWGGVAGWVLPICKI